A single window of Vigna unguiculata cultivar IT97K-499-35 chromosome 1, ASM411807v1, whole genome shotgun sequence DNA harbors:
- the LOC114164456 gene encoding F-box/kelch-repeat protein OR23 isoform X2, with amino-acid sequence MNSVCDGGATVIPGLPNDVAAWILSKVPYSHHARLKSTCKSWKLLLSSRSFLNSLNKRNHLLCIFPQDPSIASPFLFDPNALAWCPLPPMPCNPHVYGLCNFAAVPLGPHLYVLGGSLFDTRSFPIDRPSPSSATFRFNFHDFSWEPRAPMLTPRGSFACAVVQGRILVAGGGSRHTMFGAAGTRIRSVERYEVGRDRWVAMDPLPGFRAGCVGFVGGGGREFWVVGGYGASRTISGVFPVDEYYRDAVVMGFEGGAWREVGDVWGDGERVRVGKIVVVDDDECPTLFMLDGNEILRNTKVETAKEGRNSVHSNL; translated from the exons ATGAATTCCGTCTGTGATGGTGGCGCCACCGTAATCCCGGGTCTCCCAAACGACGTCGCGGCGTGGATCCTCTCCAAGGTGCCATACTCGCACCACGCGAGACTGAAAAGCACTTGCAAATCATGGAAACTGCTTTTGTCTTCGAGATCGTTCCTAAACTCTTTGAATAAGAGGAACCATCTTCTCTGCATCTTCCCGCAGGACCCATCGATCGCGTCGCCGTTCCTCTTCGACCCCAACGCGCTCGCCTGGTGCCCGCTCCCTCCCATGCCCTGCAACCCCCACGTGTACGGCCTCTGCAACTTCGCCGCGGTGCCTCTTGGGCCCCACCTTTACGTTCTCGGGGGTTCCCTCTTCGACACGCGCTCCTTCCCAATCGATCGCCCCTCGCCCTCCTCCGCCACCTTCCGCTTCAACTTCCACGACTTCTCCTGGGAGCCACGCGCCCCCATGCTCACGCCGCGGGGCAGTTTCGCCTGCGCCGTCGTCCAGGGGCGTATTCTTGTCGCCGGCGGGGGGTCGCGCCATACGATGTTTGGGGCTGCTGGGACTAGGATTCGGTCGGTTGAGCGGTACGAGGTGGGGAGAGACCGGTGGGTGGCGATGGATCCGCTGCCCGGGTTTCGGGCCGGGTGTGTGGGGTTTGTTGGCGGGGGAGGGAGGGAGTTCTGGGTGGTGGGAGGGTACGGCGCGTCGCGGACCATATCCGGGGTTTTTCCGGTGGATGAGTATTACAGGGATGCAGTGGTGATGGGATTTGAGGGTGGGGCGTGGCGGGAGGTTGGGGATGTGTGGGGGGACGGGGAGAGAGTGAGGGTTGGGAAGATTGTGGTGGTGGATGATGATGAATGTCCCACGCTTTTCATGCTTGATGGGAACGAGATTTTGAG AAACACGAAGGTCGAGACAGCAAAAGAGGGCAGGAACAGTGTTCATTCAAATCTATGA
- the LOC114164456 gene encoding F-box/kelch-repeat protein OR23 isoform X1, translating to MNSVCDGGATVIPGLPNDVAAWILSKVPYSHHARLKSTCKSWKLLLSSRSFLNSLNKRNHLLCIFPQDPSIASPFLFDPNALAWCPLPPMPCNPHVYGLCNFAAVPLGPHLYVLGGSLFDTRSFPIDRPSPSSATFRFNFHDFSWEPRAPMLTPRGSFACAVVQGRILVAGGGSRHTMFGAAGTRIRSVERYEVGRDRWVAMDPLPGFRAGCVGFVGGGGREFWVVGGYGASRTISGVFPVDEYYRDAVVMGFEGGAWREVGDVWGDGERVRVGKIVVVDDDECPTLFMLDGNEILRYEMCCNRWVYECRVPRKAPYNSSFGFVVLAGELYVVTHLCVVDFSETRRSRQQKRAGTVFIQIYDPKNKSWRSLVSKSPFNYPIDINSAVFSSISL from the exons ATGAATTCCGTCTGTGATGGTGGCGCCACCGTAATCCCGGGTCTCCCAAACGACGTCGCGGCGTGGATCCTCTCCAAGGTGCCATACTCGCACCACGCGAGACTGAAAAGCACTTGCAAATCATGGAAACTGCTTTTGTCTTCGAGATCGTTCCTAAACTCTTTGAATAAGAGGAACCATCTTCTCTGCATCTTCCCGCAGGACCCATCGATCGCGTCGCCGTTCCTCTTCGACCCCAACGCGCTCGCCTGGTGCCCGCTCCCTCCCATGCCCTGCAACCCCCACGTGTACGGCCTCTGCAACTTCGCCGCGGTGCCTCTTGGGCCCCACCTTTACGTTCTCGGGGGTTCCCTCTTCGACACGCGCTCCTTCCCAATCGATCGCCCCTCGCCCTCCTCCGCCACCTTCCGCTTCAACTTCCACGACTTCTCCTGGGAGCCACGCGCCCCCATGCTCACGCCGCGGGGCAGTTTCGCCTGCGCCGTCGTCCAGGGGCGTATTCTTGTCGCCGGCGGGGGGTCGCGCCATACGATGTTTGGGGCTGCTGGGACTAGGATTCGGTCGGTTGAGCGGTACGAGGTGGGGAGAGACCGGTGGGTGGCGATGGATCCGCTGCCCGGGTTTCGGGCCGGGTGTGTGGGGTTTGTTGGCGGGGGAGGGAGGGAGTTCTGGGTGGTGGGAGGGTACGGCGCGTCGCGGACCATATCCGGGGTTTTTCCGGTGGATGAGTATTACAGGGATGCAGTGGTGATGGGATTTGAGGGTGGGGCGTGGCGGGAGGTTGGGGATGTGTGGGGGGACGGGGAGAGAGTGAGGGTTGGGAAGATTGTGGTGGTGGATGATGATGAATGTCCCACGCTTTTCATGCTTGATGGGAACGAGATTTTGAG ATATGAGATGTGTTGCAATCGTTGGGTATACGAGTGTCGTGTGCCAAGAAAAGCTCCTTACAATTCGTCATTTGGTTTTGTAGTATTAGCGGGGGAGCTGTATGTAGTGACACACTTATGCGTTGTTGATTTTTCAGAAACACGAAGGTCGAGACAGCAAAAGAGGGCAGGAACAGTGTTCATTCAAATCTATGACCCAAAAAATAAGAGCTGGAGATCTCTAGTTTCGAAATCACCTTTCAATTATCCAATAGATATTAATAGTGCTGTATTCAGCTCAATTTCTCTATGA